Sequence from the Rutidosis leptorrhynchoides isolate AG116_Rl617_1_P2 chromosome 3, CSIRO_AGI_Rlap_v1, whole genome shotgun sequence genome:
ATCTGTATGGACCCCACTGTTGTAATTGGGGTTTCCTTCTTATATCCAGCTTCTTCGCCTTCTTCATCGTCCTCATCACCCGGCATCCAATACGTAGGGTTCTTAGGTGGAACCTCTTCGAATACCGGTAGGACGGTGGCTGACGACTTTTTTGCTTTCTCAGAGGACTTGTCTACCCATGCATCAGGTTTCTTTTGTGAAGTAGGTGTTTTCTCCTGGTTTTCTGGTCCAGTCGGGTCGAATGCCTGATGACGGGACTGATCTTTCCCAAACTTGTTTCCATCCCCCATAGCTTAGTACCTGTTACAGGAACAAACCATAAAAAGATCAGAAGCTTGAAAGTTAATCGTTCATAACAAACAAACTTCTTATGCAGTTCTATTTATGGTccccacggatggcgccatttgatcgAATATAAATCTATCGCATAGGACTGATCATATGTTGAATGCCATGTGGGAGTGTTTAAGAACATTACAGTGTTAATCTCCGGTCAATGGTTACCGTGGATAACCCTTATTGAGATGATGATCTACGAAAGGGTGATTAACAACTTAGTTCACCATTAATGGCTTAACCGCAATAATGGCCACTTAGGTGGTTTCATAGGGTTACAGTTCATAGTGAACATACCTGTTACCGTAAAGTGTTTTCTGGATGCAATCGTTAATCGAGTAATACAGAAAACGTTGATTGTTATTCGATGTCTCATGAGCTAGGTTTAGGGTTATATTTatagctaaaccctaatcctaGATGTATCCTAAAACGATTCTAGATCCTTCCGTATCAATCCCATAAATATAGGCATTATAGTTAGGAATAAGATTTCAGTTATTTAAGGATAAGATATGCTTTGTTAGTCGCCTTACTTATTCGCTAAACAAGGGTTTATCGAATGCGCACAATAGACATAATGCGGGACATGACATACGTGCAACCAGCACGTGATACACACGATGCGCTAGGTGCAGAGGTACGCGTATCATTATTCACTGGTACAGAACTTGGAGGAACAATTTGAGCTCTTTCAAGTTTCTCATGTGTTGAGGGGATTAAACAAAAAAGCGGACACACTAAATAAATTAGCCGCGCTTTCTTTCAACCATCTGGGCAAGAAAGTTCTAATAGACTAACTTCATAAAAAAAATCAATCACAATGGTGCCATTAGTGGCACCGGTGGACAAATCCGAACCAAATTGGATGACTCATATCATTGCATTTTTTCGTGACAGGCTACTTCCCGCGGATTCAGTTGAAGCAAGTAAAGTTTGTGTTAAAGCACCAATGTACCCTCTTGAGGAGAGTATATTATATAGGAAAATTTTCCTAGGACCACCCTTGCGCTGCATCGGGCCAAGGGAGGTGGAAGAGGTGGTGCGCGAAGTGCATAAGGGTTCATGTACGCTACACTCAGGGCACAGGTCGATCGCATCAAAAATCATGCGGCTGGAATATTACTGGCCAACGTTATACATAAATGCGGCTAGTATCGTAAAACTCTGCGagtcatgccaaatacatgcaccaatAAGCAGAGCACATGCGCGTCATATGATCCCCGTTTCTTCACCGTGGCCTTTCTACAAATTGGCTATCGACATTGTCAGGAAATTTCCCCGTGAGCGAGGTAAATTATTTAATAATCATTTTTCTTAATGCATTATATACAACAGCAACTTACGTGGATTCTACATAATGCAGGTAATACTAAATTTCTGATAGTTGCAAATGACTATTTCGCAAAGTGGGTAGAAGCGCGCCTGTTAGCAACGATATCGGGGAAGAAGGTGTAAAATTTCATTTGGGAAGACACTGTGGGTCGATTTGGAATCCTGAATAAAATTGTAAGTGACAACGGTACGCAGTTTTCCGGAGATTCTTTTTTCAGTTGGTGTGCGGAGTTAAATATAAAGCACAATTTTACCTCCGTTGCGCATCCGCAAGCCAATGGTCAATGCAAAGTTACCAATCGGGATATAGTGGCTGGAATCAAGGCACGATTGGGATACGCTCGAACGGGATGGGTTGACGAACTTCCGAAGGTTTTATGGTCACATCGTACAACGCCAAAAGCAAGTACAGGGGAAACTCCTTTTAGCTTGGTTTAAGGGTTTGAAGTCGTTGCACCCGCAAAAATCACGGTCTCTACTCACCTCATAGTCAATTTGAAATTGTATGCGAGAATCTTAATTTGATTGAAAAACGCAGACTCGCTGCGTCCATTAATGAAGTAAATAATTAGCAAAAAATTTCCAAGTATTATAATCGGCGCGTACGCTCCCGCTCCTATAGTTATGGGGATTTAGTGTGGAGAAGAAAGAATGCAAGTCATGCATAGGATACTAGAAAACTATGCCCTCGCTGGGAGGGACCTTATGAAGTCATTGGTGCAAGAAACGCAAGGGCATATCAACTGCCATCATTGGATGGTAAGCCCGTAAAGCGAACTTGGCATGCGACACCTTTGAAAAGATGTTATATGTAGCTAgtgtaaaatgtcccgttcatttagattataaacgttccatattaattgatttcgttgcgaggttttgacctctatatgagacgtttttcaaagactgcattcgatttttaaaacaaaccataacctttaaaatattacgacgattatcaaataatgataatctaaaatatagcattttcacatgaccattacataatggtttacaataatattacacaacaatatatgtcttcgaatgcagtttttaaacaatattatacaagcatgctgactccaactcttgtccataaattagcatgcaacagcggaagctcttaataatcacctgagaataaacatgctttaaacgtcaacaaaaaatgttggtgagttataggtttaacctatatatcaaattgtaataatagaccacaagatttcatttttcaataacatgcaatctgcataaaaatcattcatatggttgaacacctggtaaccgacattaacaaatgcatctagaatatccccatatataaatatcgaagtactaaagcagttcaaatactctgagtggggcgtgtcaaagcccatagatctatctttaggattcgcatcaattggtgtcaattataataaacaccaattcttaggctaccaacttcaacaagggcaatatccggtataacgattcaacatagaatgtagtttcaatacttgtgtctattttgtaaatcattttcaaaactgcatgtattctcatcccaaaaatattagatagtaaaaatgggactataactcactttcacagattttcacttcgtcggaaaataagacttggccacgggtcgattcacgaacctataacaaatatgtacatatatatcaaagtatgatcaaaatacattcacaacatttttattaagttttaacgatttaagtttattaagtcagcagtcctcgttagtaacctacaactagttgtccacagttagatgtacataaataaattaatatatatattatctcgaatcaatccacgacccagtgtctacaagtctcagactcgatcacaactcaaagtatatatattattttggaatcaacctcaaccctgtatagctaactcaaacattactgcatatagagtgtctatggttgttccaaataatatatatagatgggtcgatatgatatgtcaaaacattgtatatgtgtctatggtatcccaagattacataatatatgttagaatacatgtataatacaatataagttggttaagttatgatttgcatagatttgttacaaatttcacgtagctacaacaagcaaaattatccaatcttgttttacccataacttcttcgttttaaatccattttgagtgattcaagttgctatggtttcatattgaacttaagtttatgaatctaaacaaaaaaggtaTAAGttaatagtcaaaaatacaggttacaagtcatttttgtaaaggtagtcatttcagtcgaaagaacgatgtctagatgaccattttggaaaacatacttccactttgagtttaaccatgacttttggatatagtttcatgttcataataaaaatcatttttccagaagaatagattttaaatcaaagtttatcatagtttttaattatccaaaccaaaacagcccccggttttacttcgacggcgtatatccggttttacggtgttcttcgtgtttccaggttttaaatcattaagttagcatatcatatagatatagaatatgtgtttagttaattttaaaagttaagttagaaggattaactttgtttgcgaacaagtttagaatatactaaactatgttctagtgattacaagtttaaatcttcgaataagatagttatatatatatatatatatatatatatatatatatatatatatatatatatatatatatatatatatatatatgaattgaatgatgttatgaacataattactacctcaagtttagtaggtaaacctactggaagtgacaagaaatgatctagcttcaaaggatcttggacggcttgaaagttcttgaagtaggatcatgacataaaaacaagttcaagtaagatttttactcgaattaagatagtttatagttatagaaatcgattcaaagtttgaatatgaatattaccttgaataagaaagataacctactgtaaataacaaaggtttcttgatcttagatgattacttggaatggattagaaagcttggaagtaaactagtaaactagtaaacttgaaaggatttttgaagtgttcttgaagtgttcttctatgatgattatagcttgattcttgaagtaatttttgatgaagatgatgattagtttactagaaaaattcgttcataagtgtgtgtaggtgttgagagagaattagaaagagaattggaagtgaaatggattgattggtgagtggtgaatgatgagtggtgagtggggttaaaaggagttctagttagttgactagttcatggtagaagttaaatttgattagtcatgtatgacataatccagagtggaatcccatgctagttcatattggtatatactcatagtaagtacttctagaagctgtgtataatacggatacgaatactgaatgactacgtgtagaattgttgatgaaaatgaatggaaatgtaattgtaagcatttttgctaagtagaattattttgatatgtatcttgaagtctttcaaaagtgtactaatacatcttaatacactacatgtatattcattttaactgagtcgttaagtcatcgttagtcgtaatatgtaagtgttgtttttgaaagctttaagttaacgatctcatttaatgttgttgaaagctttaaatcaaattttaacacatgtTTAATAAAGTGATATTGTcgatcccagccaggggctctgtcccttagaccccgccaggggttgccaccccttggaccccgctatcaggggcgctgcccccgaacccccgtcataatcaagataagttcaaacaagtgtgcactccagtAAGGGTGAACCCCCGTCgaaacagaatccggctacagtaagggtgcgcggcgcgctcccttaagtgtgcgcggcgcgcacaacgtgctggacagtttctgacttctgtttaattacacaatgtcacccacacttcatgtaccctatttacatctctgtacaataaatattagggtgttacaactctcccccacttgaattgaagcgcgtcctcacgatccaagccacatgacaagaggtaagataaactaacacgaactcttcgggcttccaagtaaattcggaacctttactacgacaccattgaactttaaaagttttcacttctttatttctttactttttgaccttctcatcgagtatagcaaccggctccttaatatactctaacttattgtttagctcaatctcgtctaaaggcacccatgatgaattatctgcaagatacttacggagatgggaaacatgaaatgtattatggatccccgcaagctcttcgggtaattccaaatgatacgcaacttcaccaacacgagctaaaattttaaatggcccaataaaccgaggagctaactttccccgttttcgaaaccgaataacacctttccatggcaaaactttaagcatcaccatgtcaccttcttggaattcgatcaatcgcctacgtttgtcggcatacgacttttgtctatcttgcgcctttttcaaatgagcccgaatcatatcaatcttgctattcgtctctaaaaccaaatcagaactcccgatttccttttgtcctactttaccccaacaaattggagttcgatacctttgcccataaagcatctcataaggtggcatcccgatactagtatgataactattattgtacgagaattccaccaaaggtaagtgctcatcccaactaccatcgaaatcaataatacacgcccgtaacatatcctccaatgtttggttcATAAGTTCGGTTTGAccttccgtttgaggatggtacgccgtgctcatattCACtcttgtacccatatcttcatgaaacttttcccaaaaccaagatgtaaaacgggtatctcgatccgaaataatagatataggaactccatgcctcgatatcacctccttgataaataacttagccaaggtctccgacgatatcgcttcccgaatgggaagaaacaaagcacttttcgtcaatcgatcaactatcacccaaatcgaatcaaattgggttctcgccgtctttggtaattttgtaatgaaatccatggtaatgtgctcccatttccacttcgggatttcttacggttgtaacttaccatacgacttttagtgttcggctttaacttgaaaacacgtgatacattgctcgacatacttaacaacatcatgtttcatgcccggccaccaatactctttcctcaaatcaagatacattttcatcgtgcccggatgaatggaatacttttacttatgtgcttcatcaagtagcactcgtcgataatcccccatcttaggcacccacactctttcttaaaAGGACAACAAACCAAGCGGGCCtgaagtaataaactccgattgcccCATAATTTGTTCTTCgtgtttgttgtgaacgtaagcttctatttgaatcacaccaagtttttcaagaaaatcgttagtaataatcatatgtaacaatcccaatcgtaacgtcgggtgatgactctttcgacttaacgcatccactaccacattcgccttgcccggatgataaagtatttcacaatcataatcttttaccacatccatccacctacgttggcgataattcaaatctcgttggttaaagagatgtttcaaactcttatgatccgaataaatcgtactcttgacaccatacaagtggtggcgccaaattttcaacgcatgaaccaccgccgccaattcaagatcatgagtcgggtatctcttttcgtgttcctttaattgtcgagaggcataagtgatgactttacccctttgcattagaacacacccgagcccatttagagaagcatcacaataaaccgtcatgtcttccacaccttccgacaacactaacaccggagcttgacacaatttctcttttaacaattgaaaagcaatttcttgctcgttttcccaattaaatctcgcgttcttccttgtcaatttcgtcaatgaagaagcgatcttagaaaagtcttggataaaccgacaataataaccggccaatccgagaaaacttcggatttccgtaggcgtagtcggtcgtccccaactcttcaccgtctctatcttccccggatctacttgaataccatctttgttcataatgtggccaaggaattgaacttcctttagccaaaattcacatttagagaatttagcatacaacttctccttccgcaacgtctttaacacactccgcaaatgatgttcatgttccttcatactctttgaatagacaagtatgtcgtcaatgaacacaattaccgacttgttcaacataggttggcacactcggttcataagatccatgaatgctgccggtgcattcgtaagaccaaaaggaattaccacaaactcaaaatacccataacgcgttcgaaaagccgttttctcaatatcttcctcacggacccgcatttggtgatagccggacagtagatcgattttagagaaatatgttgcaccttggagttggtcaaacaaatcgtcaatcctaggcaatggataacgatttttgattgtcactttgttcaactcccaataatctatgcacatccgcatactaccatccttcttcttcacgaataaaaccggagcgccccatggcgaagcactcggtcgaataaaacccttctcaagtaactcttgggtttgatttaacgactcttgcatttccgtcggtgctaaacgataaggagttttagcaatgggggtagcccccggaaccaactcaatgctaaattcaacttgtctttccgccagaacacccggtaactcatccagaaaaacgtcttcgaattcattaaccaccggaatttcacgaatgggtggtggctcatcacgagtatcaacaacatgggaaagaaaagccatgccaccactaacaaggaaacgacgtgtccgtgcaaaagtacatatcggcacaagtcttcttcgcttatcgccatgaataattaactctcccccacttggggttttcacacgaatagatttttcatggcatgcaatatttgctctattatgatcgagccaatccataccaaccacgatatcaaaatcactcaaagtcatcgggatgagatcaattttaaagtttttggcaccaaacacaacattacaatttttacacacatcaaccactagcaccgtcttgccatctgctatttcaacttctaccggacgacttaagttaactaatggtttattaagtttaggcacaaattttggtgacacaaacgacaagttagcaccactatcaaaaagtatccttgccggattagaattaaccatgaaagtacctgagacaacttagttagattgcttggcttcatcattggtcatcaaataattgcgacccctagccgtacccgccgccttctctagccgcttaacattatcgttgcgtaaATTGGGACACTCCGACCTCTTgtacccttctttaccacaattaaaacaagtaagcttggttGTAGATGATGGTTTCGGACATTCACGTGCCATatggcccttttgtccacaattgtagcatgcaTAAGAAAAATCTCTGGAAGCATCTTTCTTcatactaccaacactctcggaacccttcttgttctttttgtttgaaaagttagaatggctCGAACCTTCTATCTTTCTTTGACCAAAATTAAAGCCACTCTTCCTCAACACGAgcacctcaaaacctttggccatattgaacaactcatcaaaacttttcaccacattcacacttatcttctcttgataactatcatttaagattcgatagaagtcttccttcaacattttatcattcccgacatactccgggcaaaattgagtcttggacaaaaacacggatttgagagtgtttaaatccatcgacccttgcctcaaggaacgcaactcgtccttaagccttgtaagatcggctgaagttcggtactcatcgaaaaattctgccttgaattcatcccaagtgaattccatgcattgttcttcaccataaacttggatctttgcgtcccaccacaactttgcatcacccctcaacatactacacccgtaccttgtcttcttatcgagaggacattcacaagtacggaaggccccctctatatcagagatccaacgggcactcttgagagggtctcgttcaccttcaaaggtgggaggttgagaatccttgaaattcttatagaaaaagtcccttcttcccacattatcttcgtgaagaacggccttaacttgctcctttaccacattgactagttgctcgtcaatcgtatctaggaacatcttctcaacatcttcgagaaactccgccttttgacgtttaaagatggcctcaactttggccgtaaactcggagtcctcgctcgtacctccattatcattttcgggtccatttctcgtcttcattctataaaacggaaaagattaaacaacgaaacgaaaggacttaacgcatatgtatatacatatacaccacactaccccatcttgctcaacaatcgtcgtacatcgcttgtttgacatgatttgaacccgtaacaatggtagctaatcattgttacgcgagcacgtcgcattaacttgctagtacaacgtctatctcgcttgatgattgctaacacaacacgaaacaattagcgcaaggttagttcacataaacctaagcactaat
This genomic interval carries:
- the LOC139902014 gene encoding uncharacterized protein, whose product is MVPLVAPVDKSEPNWMTHIIAFFRDRLLPADSVEASKVCVKAPMYPLEESILYRKIFLGPPLRCIGPREVEEVVREVHKGSCTLHSGHRSIASKIMRLEYYWPTLYINAASIVKLCESCQIHAPISRAHARHMIPVSSPWPFYKLAIDIVRKFPRERGNTKFLIVANDYFAKWVEARLLATISGKKFSGDSFFSWCAELNIKHNFTSVAHPQANGQCKVTNRDIVAGIKARLGYARTGWVDELPKVLWSHRTTPKASTGETPFSLV